The nucleotide sequence GATTGTTTTCATTTTGCAACCCCATATACTACTCCGATTAGAGTGAAAATTTTCTATTCCGATGTGCTATTTCGACAGTCACGGAGATAACATCATAGATGACAACTCTCGTTGGAGTTGCTCTTACCGCTTTGGTAGAGTTTTTGCTTTTTggtttcaattttctttttatatttaaatctaatagcaaataatttctaaaactatttttaatttagtaatattatttatctaaattgtatataaatttttaatttagttgaCACATTTTTATTAGATCACACCAgcactttctttatttttaatgaaaatgtatTGACTAAACTGGAGATTCATTTTcaatctaaataaataacattaccattttcaattactttctctattctattcttcaattaatattataaataattaatttcctattctttttttatcttaaaaattatgttacTTTAATCACAATCAATATTCTACTCTCTATTTGatttcctattttatttatttattaataaattttaattttaattttttttaccttacctataacttataatttttactactataaaaatttaatttttttaatttaataataagtgttattgtattaaaatttaatattatttaatatatttttaaaatcaatttactaatctttttaaataaaattatttaacaaatttgtttaaattaattccataataataaatttaaaattttaacatattaaaaataatatttcaacaaTTGTTGATCTATTTGTCTCCTCATCTCCTCCTTTGATTTATTCTCCTTCGATCTATTCATCTACTCCCTTTGTCACGACTCTTCGTCTTCTTTGATCGTGTGtctcttcttttttgttgtgTCTAATTGCTTGATTCAATAGTTGTCTTCAAAGTCGATTGCAAATTGACTGCAACATGTTTCGTCATGTTCATCTTTTCCAATGAAGCTTTATGCTTCAACAATGACGATTACAATTACAACGACAATGACTTTTACAACTATAACGATAATAGCGATGGCCACAACAAGGGATGACAAACGCTAAAAGTAACCAGGGAAAAGGGTTTCATTGTTTGGATGACGAGTAAGACCCTAAATGGCGAACTACATTGGAGTAGATTCTTCTCTCTTCCTTACTAAAATTTTGGTTTAGTGAGGGAAAATTAGCTGTTGGAGacaacttaattatttttttgagatgtattaaagaattttaaaatttcaagagaaaagagaaattttacttttaattatttttgttttcatctctTTCACCttccattctttttatttttgttttatgtctATTTATTCTCGTGTTTTCTTACTCGTTGATAACTCGTATTAACTATCAAGTGTcaaatgatataattttatttatcataaaatatatataacaataacaacaaaaaataagggTACATGTATataaacaaagagaaagaaaagaaaaattaggatAAAAAAATGTTCTAGAATGTTTGGAACTAAATTAAAAACGAGATTGTACCTCATAAATTGGGGAATAGTGCCCAATAAAGATAATATGTTTGAAAAGTAATTAAGATgacttaaatatataaaaaaaatatgagtaaATAATTTGTGTCGATATACAATTAACCACAGAAACAGAATGATTACACTTCACCCTCACTTAGTACAAGTAatgcaaataataattatttctgTTGTTGCTAAGTAGTCATAATCGCACACGTAAACTTAACTTTATCTGCATAGTTTGAAATTATTATTCCATATATACGAAATTAGCACCTAACTTGAAATGCATTACCACAACCAAAAGCATCCGAGTTTGGTGCATTGACAAGGGGATTAAAGTTCTAATCCCATCACCAAGTTACCAAACCATGGTCAAATCCAAATCATGTTTTCCAAAAAAACAGAGAATAGGTGGACTAATGAAATCATCTCTCGTTACTTTATTCTTAAGCCAATAATTTGGTTTGCCCGCCCCGCCCCTGATATTCTCACCACCCCCGGCAGGAACATAGTTGAGCACTGCCAATCAGGAGAATGCCACGTTAGCAATCAACACAGTTAGCACACTAATCATGTAAAGCCATTtggcataaaataaaaaacttgttGATGAGCAGAGGTGTTGTAACACTGATATGAAACACTAATACTATATAAAGTACCAATATGGAATTGGGTTGTGATGAAAGACGAGTCACCCAGAAAGCGAAGTAGTTTTATTTATGCAAACTTGACAACAGGAAGGAACAGCCATGATGTCTTGTATCAATGTTCTCACATGCCATCACTCAATGCCTTTGATTGTAGCCAATCTCAAACGAGTTCTTATGAGCTTGGGAACTTCATTAAAATAAGCCACAACATATGCGCCTTTTGATCATCAACTTGCTCCTTCCACTCTAGCTTGTCTGTTTCACTACGTGATTTAAGTCTTAATCTCACTCTGCTAGCAGGTTTTTGTTTTGATCTGATCTTCTTGGTGGGGAAGAACATGGCCGATTCCTTTGATGATGAGTGTGATTATCTGTTTAAGGCCGTCTTAATCGGCGACTCGGCTGTCGGGAAATCCAATCTTCTCTCCAGATTTGCCAGAGATGAGTTTCACTTGGATTCTAAACCCACCATTGGGGTTGAATTTGCTTACAGGAATGTCAAGGTTGGGGATAAACTCATCAAGGCACAGATATGGGACACTGCAGGGCAAGAAAGGTATGTTCTTCATGAATCTTCCTTCAATTCTTCAATTCTTGGTTTGGCATGTGCGGTTCTTTATCAGTTCCCTTCTTAATTAGCAATTGCCATGACAAGAAGATAATTGATGAAGAGATCCATAAGAGCCTAATACAGAGAAGTTTTATCCTTTCAAATTGTCTTGTTTATCAAGCTTGGTCTTTAGTTGTGTTGATGCTTGATTAAACTTGTGTAAATATTAGATTCTGGGAAAAAATTTCAATCATGAATGGATCATCCATCGCATGAACAGTAGATTTTGGATTTCCAGATTGATTAATCCCCATGTGTAGAACCTTTAGTTTCCACAGGAATCTGTGGGACAAATCATGGATGCTAGAGGACACATCCATATTGAAATTGTCTACTTTCAGGCTCAAAAAGTCATATTTTCCCCATCTTTTTTGTTCCTTTCCGTCCAAGCAACTTGATTGATTTCTTTTCCGTCCAATTAGTCAAACcaatacatatgcatatatatatatatataatagcccTAAATCAATCTACCCTTCTTAGCACtaatggtctttttttttttttttgtatgaatgaACAGATTTAGAGCCATAACAAGCTCTTATTACCGTGGTGCACTAGGCGCATTGCTAGTTTATGACATAACTCGAAAGGGAACCTTTGAGAACTTGAAGAAATGGCTGCATGAGCTGAGGGAGTTTGGCAGCTCAGGCATGGTGGTAGTTCTTGTTGGCAACAAATCCGATTTGGACCACTCGCGGGAAGTTGGCACAGAAGAAGGCCGAACCCTCGCCAAGCTAGAAGGGATTAGTTTTCTCGAGACCTCTGCGCTCGAAAACTTGAATGTCGAAGAGGCTTTTCTCCAAATGATTACTCAAATTCACCAAGTTACAAGTCAAAAGACCTTAGAAGCAAAGTCTAATGACATGGGGATGGGGGCGCCAACCCTCCATGGAGCAAAGCAAATTATCAATGTTGATGAAGTATCTGCAACTAAACATGCAACCTGTTGttcatattgaaacaaaagaggTAATTTTGTTTTGGAGAATAGTGGGATTAATACCAAAGTGAAGGAACATTAAGAATCAAagtcttttctttctttctttcttttttattttttgcttcttttcctTGTGCGGAAAATTAAATAGTCGATCCTATCTAATAAGATAAAAAAGTTACAACGTTTTTGTTGCTGTTATTGTCGTTGCCCTTGCATCTTTAGAGGGCTATaatgttttggttatgttgtGACACTTAACTTTGCCTGCCTCTCACATGCTCGACGAAATGCTTGACTGAAATGGCTGAGGCTTCCCTGCCTCAGAACTCAGAAGGCCTTCGCCTCCAGTTAGGTGTGGATATGACTCCATGGCTTTAGACACAGAAATTGCAATAAAATGTTGGAGTTTGCTTGCACTCAAATTAAAGCATTTCATCAAACATATCCCCAGCATATGACCTATCATACATCATATCTCCAACCCATCCCAGAGTTGTCAAAATGAGAAAGCTGGGCCCACATCACCCAGCATATCAGTTGttttagtaataaaaaaatcaaaaatatcaACTTTTGAGTTTTAACACTATTAATATTTGAGTTGGTTGGTGTATTTTGTGTAGAcctgaatataataataaatttattaattaaaaatattattgttaagatgtttggaatttgtaagaaaaagaataatcacAGGACATAAAAAAATTCTCACATACAGAGTTTGATacttgaatcaaattaatattggAGTCTTTGTATGGAaatttttatgcatcatttgattattctttttcttgctaAATTCAATCGATTTGATGATAATATTttcaatcaataaatttattattgtgtttaagtAATAATTTACAATCTTAactagaagaagatgaacaatgTCTTACTGAAACATGTGATCAACTAAATGTACAAATATAAATGTGATTTAACAAGTAAACCGTTGGTTCtatatatcaatttcatttCACTCTCTTTCCATGCTTCTTTAACAAGTTGCAAGACAACACAAAAGCCAAAGaagagaaattatttaattggttAAACTACTCTTGAACActtatacatttatatcaatcaattaaacacttgtaatttttttaaattacaaacaatattttttttacaatattattattcaaagaTGCTTGtataatgatatattatatatttatattaatattgttattaccaaaatacaacaatctatttttaacgTGAAATGATATAATGTGTGTGGTTTGATCGCAAGAGTTTCGAGAGCGAAGGGTCAGAAGGCCATGTGAGAGTCTTGAGGGTCTTGTGGATCTTGTCACCAAAGTGTGTTGAGAGTTTCGTCACCAAAGTGTGTCAAGAGTTTAGTCACCAAAGTATTCCTAGAGAGTCTTGATGATCGAGAGACCTGCAAGAAAAGTGCACGATTAGAGCGCGCGCAGTGGGTGTTCCCATGCAAACTCTCTGATGCCTAGGTTAGTTCTTGAGAGCGTGAGCACAAGAATGTGTTCCAAGTGCTAGAGAGAGCGTACCTGAAGTAGGAGGTAAAGCCTCACATTTATAAAGAAGAGAGATGGGGAACACGTGGTGGCCATCCTAGGAGTCTTGTAGCCCATTCTAAAAGTTTCGCGGCCCATTTTGAGAGTCACTCGATCATATAATCGAGTGGGTTGGCAGGTAATGATTTCCCAAACGTCAATAGTATAGGTGCATCAACTTCAAGTTCAATTTTAGCCTTGATGCAACTaatatctctcaaaactcaaacaCATGAAATTTGTAGatatttttctaggattttcaCAGGATTTTGAATTACCTCAATCGGAACTCGAACCAGATAATTATGCCCAAAAAACCAAAAGAGCACCGAAGCCACACCTACTCAGTTTTATAATCGAGTGGGTGTTCCTcaattagagatggcaaacgggccgggccgggccaacccggcccgccaccaagtggccaGCGGGCCAAGCTGGCCGAGCTaaatcggcccgcttaaaaacgggccagtAGATTGCTGGCCTTAGCCCGGCCCTACACGGGCCAAGCGGGCCAAACGAGCCCGcccaaatgttttttttttttataccatttTTGGCCCAAAGGCAGGCGGTGTGAGCGAGAAagggcgaggggcgcgggcgacgGCGACggtgagcgagggcgagagcgaggggcgcgggcgagggcgagggcgagggcgagggagagACAGATGGCGAGAgcgagaggcgagggcgagagcgaggggcgcgggcgagggcgagggcgagacag is from Diospyros lotus cultivar Yz01 chromosome 2, ASM1463336v1, whole genome shotgun sequence and encodes:
- the LOC127794288 gene encoding ras-related protein RABA6b-like — translated: MADSFDDECDYLFKAVLIGDSAVGKSNLLSRFARDEFHLDSKPTIGVEFAYRNVKVGDKLIKAQIWDTAGQERFRAITSSYYRGALGALLVYDITRKGTFENLKKWLHELREFGSSGMVVVLVGNKSDLDHSREVGTEEGRTLAKLEGISFLETSALENLNVEEAFLQMITQIHQVTSQKTLEAKSNDMGMGAPTLHGAKQIINVDEVSATKHATCCSY